In the genome of Spirochaetia bacterium, one region contains:
- a CDS encoding hemolysin III family protein, with the protein MEKNRQSWLEKHITLPVLVHPEAEGENFVTHAIGIALSIFATIYLLVNFSNVETTTLKVGLLVYCFSMILLYTASALYHKLPVSDAKRFCRILDHSNIYFLIAGTYTAVLLSIGNPMMVKLTLFVWFIALAGVAFTLIFWGRLKPLHVVLYLTMGWIIVFFWNDIVPNLKPGLFRYILAGGITYTIGVIFYAFKKIPHGHAIWHLFVLAGSILFYVGFAIYCF; encoded by the coding sequence ATGGAGAAGAATAGGCAGAGCTGGCTGGAAAAACATATCACACTTCCAGTGTTGGTACATCCTGAGGCCGAAGGGGAAAATTTCGTCACGCATGCCATCGGCATTGCACTGTCCATATTTGCTACGATTTATCTCCTTGTCAATTTCAGCAATGTAGAAACCACAACATTGAAAGTCGGTTTGTTGGTGTATTGTTTCTCGATGATACTACTCTATACGGCATCTGCCTTGTATCACAAGCTTCCGGTATCCGATGCTAAACGTTTCTGCAGGATCTTAGATCACAGCAATATCTATTTCCTGATCGCCGGCACTTACACTGCGGTACTACTTTCTATCGGAAATCCGATGATGGTAAAGCTTACCCTGTTCGTCTGGTTCATTGCGCTGGCCGGTGTCGCTTTCACCTTGATCTTTTGGGGACGGCTCAAGCCTTTGCATGTAGTCCTTTATTTGACCATGGGTTGGATAATTGTGTTCTTTTGGAATGATATCGTGCCGAATCTCAAACCAGGCTTGTTCCGCTACATACTTGCCGGAGGTATCACGTATACCATCGGAGTGATTTTCTACGCTTTCAAGAAAATTCCACATGGTCACGCAATCTGGCATTTGTTCGTACTTGCCGGAAGCATTTTATTCTACGTAGGATTTGCCATCTACTGCTTCTAG
- a CDS encoding MATE family efflux transporter, with translation MKKVLPFALPIILQNLLINGVSFVDTTMIGQLGGKAVAAVGMATQVSFIVTLFFFGLSSGCSIFVSQYWGAGNKHGIKQVIAFSLLISLIVSIPTALLSSSFAPKVMGIFTDDTQVITYGCDYLRMVAPSYICMGISLVLSLGLRSIGKPTLPLVVSAIALATDILGNYLLIFGIGPFPELGVKGAALATTISKVIELSAFVCYLLLHKDSPLWIDSPHYWIVPRDFAHKTFVRILPVIANETLWALGFSMYKVAFSRLGVEVMSAVPIIDGIFNLCTVAIFGLANATAILVGQQIGRKEPQKASDYAHAAIIFSLLLGCIIGGLNALAPYPLLPFFKVSDMVRQLVYESCIAVAFRMPLTAMDATIIIGILRSGGDTTKSMLYDVGTVWLFGVPIAFLGATVFSLELPILYALLSLEEIAKSILGLRRMKSEKWIHDLSTT, from the coding sequence TTGAAAAAGGTATTGCCTTTTGCTCTCCCGATCATTCTGCAAAATCTATTGATCAACGGAGTTTCATTCGTCGATACCACTATGATCGGACAGCTGGGTGGAAAAGCTGTAGCCGCAGTAGGTATGGCAACTCAAGTCTCATTCATCGTAACATTGTTCTTTTTTGGACTTTCCAGTGGATGTTCCATTTTTGTAAGCCAGTATTGGGGAGCGGGAAACAAACATGGCATAAAACAAGTAATCGCTTTCTCCTTACTTATTTCTCTGATCGTATCCATTCCTACAGCGCTTCTTTCAAGCAGTTTTGCGCCGAAAGTCATGGGTATCTTTACCGATGATACCCAAGTCATCACCTATGGTTGCGATTATCTTCGGATGGTTGCTCCAAGTTATATCTGTATGGGTATCAGCCTTGTGCTGTCATTGGGTCTACGTTCAATCGGAAAACCTACCTTACCCCTAGTGGTTTCCGCAATTGCCCTTGCTACTGATATCCTTGGCAATTACCTGCTTATCTTTGGCATAGGTCCATTTCCGGAACTTGGTGTCAAGGGTGCTGCATTGGCTACTACCATCAGCAAAGTCATTGAACTGTCAGCCTTTGTCTGTTATCTATTGTTGCACAAGGACAGTCCCTTATGGATTGACTCACCACACTACTGGATTGTTCCCAGGGACTTTGCACACAAGACCTTTGTCCGGATACTTCCTGTCATTGCAAACGAAACTTTGTGGGCCTTGGGTTTTTCAATGTATAAAGTCGCCTTTTCAAGGCTCGGCGTAGAAGTAATGAGCGCAGTGCCGATCATTGATGGCATCTTTAATCTCTGCACGGTTGCCATCTTTGGCCTTGCAAATGCTACGGCAATCCTGGTAGGTCAGCAAATAGGCAGGAAAGAGCCGCAAAAGGCTTCCGATTATGCGCATGCGGCAATTATTTTCAGCCTGTTGTTGGGGTGTATCATAGGAGGGCTGAATGCTCTGGCTCCCTACCCTCTGTTACCGTTTTTCAAAGTCAGTGATATGGTCAGACAACTGGTCTATGAATCCTGCATAGCTGTTGCATTCAGAATGCCTCTTACGGCTATGGATGCAACTATCATCATAGGAATACTCAGAAGCGGTGGCGATACAACCAAGTCAATGTTGTATGATGTAGGCACTGTCTGGCTTTTCGGAGTACCGATAGCCTTCCTCGGTGCAACGGTGTTTTCCTTGGAGCTTCCGATTCTCTATGCATTGCTCTCATTGGAGGAAATAGCAAAATCCATACTGGGATTGAGAAGAATGAAATCAGAAAAATGGATACATGATCTTTCGACAACATAG
- a CDS encoding zinc dependent phospholipase C family protein, whose product MKYACHKILAKRLCKDQLSVCSRFQKVAFSLGCVEPDFNPGTFLRGSLTTKWLGGHNFVTARTVISKLAGNLDQSVPSSVFDFYKLGKLIHYLVDSFTYPHNGWFTGTIREHMAYEKVLKKQFQNLMEHITPPAYTDFCGSFSKWIQEYHESYSNGDASMERDVSFSLTTSSYILGQCRKMMEASQQGITS is encoded by the coding sequence ATGAAATATGCTTGTCACAAGATACTTGCCAAGAGACTTTGCAAGGATCAACTATCGGTCTGCAGTCGTTTTCAAAAAGTTGCTTTTTCTTTAGGTTGTGTCGAACCTGATTTTAACCCCGGGACATTCCTGAGAGGTTCTCTTACGACTAAGTGGCTTGGAGGCCATAACTTCGTAACTGCGAGGACCGTCATTTCCAAATTGGCGGGAAACTTAGATCAAAGTGTTCCTTCAAGTGTCTTTGATTTCTACAAGCTAGGCAAACTGATTCACTATTTGGTTGATTCTTTCACCTATCCTCACAATGGTTGGTTTACGGGAACGATCAGGGAGCATATGGCGTATGAAAAGGTACTGAAAAAACAGTTTCAGAATCTCATGGAGCATATAACTCCGCCTGCTTATACTGATTTCTGCGGTTCTTTTTCCAAGTGGATCCAAGAGTACCATGAATCCTACAGCAATGGTGATGCGTCAATGGAAAGGGACGTTTCTTTCTCTCTTACTACTTCTTCCTACATCCTTGGGCAATGCAGGAAAATGATGGAAGCTAGCCAACAAGGTATAACGAGCTAA
- a CDS encoding chitobiase/beta-hexosaminidase C-terminal domain-containing protein codes for MPITKKLESGIHPYRLLFVLSVVFLVLAGCQEPDPYGELQFGLDEGTSKSITPGSSAKVTQVSFWGEETNSSKTLSKQTLVLGEKNTVSSIPVGTWDFHVEGMNSDGTVITEQADADAEVKSGATSSISFTLHYLTSDTGTYSIGISWPEDLSSTFTKVEASLGDSWYEGTASGGSATVSGSAAAGDYMVGVRFTNPSGTQLTFSGMDMVNVFTGLESSGTISFEDADFTKAAQPTISTGDVTGGKQVTMATDTAEAAIYYTTDGTDPATSSTRESYTAPFTLAESKTVEAVAVKADLLDSEGASQVVTVSAVATPTFSPAGGTTFTSTQTVTMTSTSGATIYYTTDGTTPTTSSSHITSGGSITLSATTTVKAMAVKSGMTDSSIGTSGTYTLKITYTVGETGPAGGCVFYDKGSYSDGWRYLEAAPADEDGIFRWGGYGTYINGTETSVGSGESNTERIVSMFGDQEPYQNCTDYAAKVCSEKVYNGYNDWFLPSRGELLLIWHQLYTQGLGGEFVSDGTCYYWSSSEYDKFAASSDYMETNHIYNINKTSGAHIRAIRSF; via the coding sequence ATGCCCATAACCAAGAAATTGGAATCGGGTATACATCCATATAGATTATTGTTCGTTCTGTCTGTTGTCTTTCTAGTGTTGGCAGGCTGTCAGGAACCTGATCCCTACGGTGAACTGCAGTTTGGCTTAGACGAAGGTACCTCCAAGTCAATAACTCCCGGAAGCAGTGCCAAGGTCACCCAGGTGTCCTTCTGGGGGGAAGAGACAAACAGCAGCAAGACGCTTTCCAAGCAGACCTTGGTCCTCGGTGAAAAAAATACGGTCTCCAGCATTCCCGTAGGCACCTGGGACTTCCATGTGGAAGGGATGAACAGCGACGGGACGGTGATCACCGAACAGGCCGATGCGGATGCCGAGGTGAAGTCCGGGGCCACGAGTTCCATCAGCTTCACCCTGCATTACCTTACAAGTGACACCGGGACCTATAGCATAGGGATAAGCTGGCCGGAAGACCTTTCATCAACCTTTACCAAGGTTGAGGCAAGCCTTGGGGACAGCTGGTATGAAGGGACAGCAAGCGGGGGCAGTGCGACGGTGAGTGGCAGTGCCGCTGCAGGCGACTACATGGTAGGGGTGAGGTTTACCAATCCTTCCGGTACACAGCTCACTTTCTCAGGGATGGACATGGTGAACGTGTTCACGGGGCTGGAGTCGAGCGGGACGATAAGCTTCGAGGACGCTGACTTTACCAAGGCAGCACAGCCTACGATAAGCACAGGTGATGTTACCGGCGGCAAGCAGGTGACCATGGCAACCGATACAGCAGAAGCGGCAATCTACTACACGACAGATGGGACTGACCCTGCCACCAGCAGTACGAGAGAGAGCTATACGGCTCCGTTCACCTTGGCAGAGAGCAAGACGGTAGAGGCAGTTGCCGTGAAGGCTGACCTGCTGGATTCAGAGGGAGCCAGCCAAGTCGTCACGGTTTCTGCTGTTGCGACACCGACCTTCAGTCCTGCAGGTGGGACGACCTTTACCAGTACCCAGACAGTGACGATGACGAGTACCAGTGGTGCAACCATCTACTATACGACGGACGGTACGACACCGACAACCAGCAGCAGCCATATTACATCGGGAGGAAGCATTACCCTCAGTGCTACAACAACGGTAAAGGCCATGGCTGTGAAGAGTGGCATGACAGATTCATCAATTGGAACAAGTGGAACTTATACCTTAAAAATAACGTATACTGTAGGTGAAACAGGTCCTGCAGGAGGTTGTGTGTTTTACGATAAGGGTTCTTATTCAGATGGCTGGCGGTATCTAGAAGCAGCTCCTGCAGATGAAGACGGAATTTTTCGTTGGGGTGGTTACGGAACATATATTAATGGTACAGAGACTTCAGTTGGCTCTGGAGAATCAAATACGGAAAGGATTGTGTCAATGTTTGGAGACCAAGAGCCATATCAGAACTGTACAGATTATGCGGCAAAGGTTTGTTCTGAAAAAGTTTATAATGGTTATAATGATTGGTTTTTGCCGAGCAGAGGAGAGCTGTTGCTAATTTGGCATCAGTTATATACCCAAGGATTAGGTGGAGAATTTGTATCTGATGGAACATGCTATTATTGGAGTTCTTCAGAATATGATAAATTTGCCGCTAGTAGTGATTATATGGAAACTAATCATATTTATAATATTAATAAAACCTCTGGTGCACACATTCGTGCTATCCGTTCTTTTTGA
- a CDS encoding acyl--CoA ligase translates to MSKKKEFCPWAFLDAYRNDKWFEGKWPTLPQMFDISVDRYGERPCLREFVPEDWRLTYDQARQKIVGLANHFVSRGYKKGDKIAVCGRNSITWVITYYATVYAGCVIVPLDAKALDKDLEKFMEFAEVKCLVADLDKLKHLEKDGQLELDEKLCLEKGSASYTYVLDVLEGTELSENVPKVVSDDMAAILFTSGTTGTPRGVMLTNENLVSDCYQAQSNMELFPTDVFYAILPIHHAYTMQSVMIEALSVGAEAVMGKRLVISQVLKELKQGKVTMFLGVPMLFNKMLSGLLEGVKKESKIGYVFIRMGMGLSGFVKKLTGKNIGHPMFNGLLAHLSLDTNRICICGGGPLPSSTFKMFNELGIDFVQGYGLTETSPITHLNPIYAYVETSVGKVCAGIEQKIVDPDENGNGLIYLKGSCVMKGYYKNEEATREILTEDGWLNTGDVGHIDKKGYLYLTGRAKNIIVTEGGKNVFPEEIEDKFQLFDDIEQICIIPYVKNEKTKAEGIKAIVYPSEVLRKGDPEECESKIKRYVATVNKDLPSFKKIEKIVIAKEELAMTSTRKIQRFTVRKQYSN, encoded by the coding sequence ATGTCGAAGAAAAAAGAGTTTTGCCCATGGGCGTTCCTGGATGCCTATCGTAATGACAAATGGTTTGAGGGTAAATGGCCTACTCTCCCACAGATGTTTGACATCAGTGTGGACCGCTATGGAGAACGTCCTTGCCTGCGGGAATTTGTTCCCGAGGACTGGAGATTGACATATGATCAAGCCAGACAGAAAATTGTTGGATTGGCAAATCATTTTGTATCAAGAGGTTATAAGAAAGGGGACAAAATTGCTGTCTGCGGTAGAAATAGCATAACATGGGTGATTACCTACTATGCTACAGTTTATGCAGGCTGTGTCATTGTCCCTTTGGATGCCAAGGCACTGGACAAGGACCTGGAAAAATTCATGGAGTTTGCCGAGGTCAAATGTCTTGTTGCTGATCTGGATAAACTTAAGCATCTGGAAAAGGACGGACAGCTTGAGCTGGATGAAAAACTTTGCTTGGAAAAGGGAAGTGCCTCTTATACGTATGTCTTGGATGTATTGGAGGGAACTGAGCTGTCAGAAAATGTGCCGAAAGTAGTTTCTGATGATATGGCGGCAATTCTGTTTACCAGCGGGACGACAGGAACTCCTCGTGGCGTGATGCTTACCAATGAAAACTTGGTCAGTGACTGTTATCAGGCACAGTCAAACATGGAATTGTTTCCTACTGACGTGTTCTATGCTATTCTTCCTATCCATCATGCTTATACAATGCAGTCTGTTATGATCGAAGCCCTCAGTGTCGGAGCTGAGGCCGTCATGGGAAAACGGCTTGTCATAAGCCAGGTACTGAAGGAACTCAAGCAGGGAAAAGTGACTATGTTCCTGGGCGTACCCATGCTTTTCAACAAGATGCTTTCAGGTTTGCTCGAAGGCGTAAAGAAGGAGAGCAAGATCGGCTATGTTTTCATCCGAATGGGTATGGGGCTTTCTGGTTTTGTAAAGAAGCTGACAGGAAAGAACATAGGACATCCGATGTTCAATGGACTATTGGCACATCTTTCGCTGGATACGAACAGGATCTGTATCTGTGGAGGAGGACCGCTTCCTTCTTCGACATTCAAGATGTTCAATGAATTGGGCATAGATTTTGTACAGGGGTATGGCCTGACTGAAACCAGTCCGATTACTCATCTGAATCCAATCTATGCCTATGTTGAAACCTCTGTCGGCAAGGTCTGTGCCGGCATAGAACAGAAGATCGTCGATCCTGATGAAAACGGCAATGGTCTGATCTACCTCAAAGGTTCCTGCGTGATGAAAGGGTATTACAAGAACGAGGAAGCTACCAGAGAAATCCTGACAGAGGATGGATGGCTCAATACCGGTGATGTCGGACATATAGACAAGAAAGGATATCTTTATCTGACAGGAAGAGCAAAGAATATCATTGTCACGGAAGGTGGCAAGAATGTATTTCCTGAAGAGATAGAGGACAAGTTCCAGTTGTTCGATGATATTGAACAGATCTGTATCATTCCGTATGTAAAGAATGAAAAGACGAAGGCTGAAGGTATCAAGGCCATTGTCTATCCGTCGGAAGTCTTAAGAAAGGGAGATCCCGAGGAATGTGAAAGCAAGATCAAACGCTATGTGGCTACCGTCAACAAGGATTTGCCTAGTTTCAAGAAGATAGAGAAAATTGTAATTGCCAAGGAAGAACTTGCAATGACCAGTACCCGTAAGATCCAGAGGTTTACAGTTCGAAAACAGTACAGCAACTAG
- a CDS encoding redoxin domain-containing protein produces MEDKDDKDKKVAPSHKGFIISAIVIIAVFVIAAVVYPRLKASESPEITLSPINSTVPIKAETEKTVTDNKADSQQTEQPVIDTQAQQAASVDTQASNSQASNSQASNSQASNSQASNSQASNSQASNTQASNTQASDTQAETASQKFPDFPITRLDGTTGNFSDELEPGLITVINSFASWCPPCKMELPDFIQASKDYKGKVKFLFFDNMDGTRETKQTITDFAAKTFPSDAHIYLDPGYVNYIVNSNSLPTTVFLDKDGNYLGKSVGAMSKESLYSILDKLLPN; encoded by the coding sequence ATGGAAGACAAAGACGATAAAGATAAGAAAGTGGCACCTTCCCATAAGGGCTTTATCATTTCGGCTATAGTCATCATAGCTGTATTTGTCATAGCGGCAGTTGTGTATCCGAGGCTTAAGGCTTCTGAGAGTCCTGAAATAACTCTCAGTCCTATCAACAGTACTGTTCCGATTAAGGCAGAAACGGAAAAGACAGTGACTGATAATAAGGCAGATTCTCAGCAAACGGAACAACCGGTGATCGATACCCAGGCACAACAGGCAGCATCTGTTGATACACAGGCTAGCAATTCACAGGCTAGCAATTCACAGGCTAGTAATTCACAGGCTAGTAATTCACAGGCTAGTAATTCACAGGCTAGTAATTCACAGGCTAGTAATACACAGGCTAGTAATACACAGGCTAGCGATACACAAGCTGAGACTGCTTCGCAGAAATTTCCAGATTTTCCCATTACCCGGCTTGACGGTACGACAGGAAACTTCAGTGATGAACTTGAACCAGGGCTCATTACTGTAATAAACAGCTTTGCATCATGGTGCCCGCCTTGCAAGATGGAGTTGCCTGATTTTATCCAAGCCAGCAAAGACTACAAGGGAAAGGTCAAGTTCCTGTTCTTTGACAACATGGATGGTACGAGGGAGACCAAGCAGACGATTACTGATTTTGCCGCCAAGACATTTCCCTCAGATGCCCATATCTATCTTGATCCGGGTTATGTCAATTACATCGTGAACAGTAATAGTTTGCCTACGACGGTTTTTCTTGATAAAGATGGAAATTATCTTGGTAAATCTGTCGGTGCTATGAGCAAGGAAAGTCTTTATTCAATATTGGACAAACTGTTGCCTAACTGA
- a CDS encoding cytochrome c biogenesis protein CcdA — MAYITALLEGLLSFISPCVLPMIPLYIGYLAGDVATEGSQKKRQWVNTVFFILGFTLFFVALGATATALGAYLSRHLATLNKIGGGLIILLSLGFLGAGFLPVLGNTYKLQFKNPRSLGVLSSLLFGLVFAIGWSPCTGPFLGSALMMAANAETVGKGMLSLFAYAMGLAVPFALSSLLLNQLESAFSFIKKHYVAVERISGILLLAMGIVMVLGYSPAMLF, encoded by the coding sequence ATGGCATATATAACGGCACTTCTTGAGGGACTGCTCAGTTTCATAAGTCCCTGTGTACTTCCTATGATACCATTATATATCGGCTATTTAGCCGGTGATGTAGCTACGGAAGGATCACAGAAAAAAAGGCAATGGGTAAATACGGTTTTCTTTATTCTCGGTTTTACCCTTTTCTTTGTTGCTTTGGGAGCTACGGCAACTGCATTGGGAGCATATCTTAGCCGGCACCTTGCTACGCTGAACAAAATTGGCGGTGGATTGATCATTTTGCTGTCCTTGGGCTTTCTTGGTGCCGGCTTTTTGCCTGTTTTGGGCAATACGTATAAACTGCAGTTCAAGAACCCTCGGTCACTTGGTGTACTTTCATCATTGCTTTTCGGGCTTGTATTCGCAATAGGATGGTCACCTTGTACAGGTCCGTTCCTTGGTTCTGCTCTGATGATGGCCGCCAATGCCGAAACAGTAGGCAAGGGCATGCTTTCTCTGTTTGCATATGCCATGGGTCTTGCAGTGCCCTTTGCCCTGTCCTCTTTGCTGTTGAATCAACTTGAGAGTGCGTTTTCATTCATCAAGAAGCACTATGTGGCAGTGGAAAGGATCAGTGGCATCCTGTTGCTGGCAATGGGAATCGTAATGGTACTGGGGTATTCCCCGGCAATGCTTTTCTAG
- a CDS encoding RsmB/NOP family class I SAM-dependent RNA methyltransferase — protein MSRQRKQTDAEERFNDFYRQQYPDRWDSLKTAMLEEHAPVAFQEGLETPYYLDSASIRCARLLGTEAQDYVLDMCAAPGGKTLVIASTLKGTGRLVCNDRSSTRRARLHRVIETHLKEVWRTNITIQAHDAARWGLYEQQIYDKILLDAPCSSERHVLKDAHYLAQWTPNRPKRLSVQQFAMLAAALEAVKIGGTILYSTCAIAKEEDEGIIEKLFKKRPGRFRLVEIDEAGSEPCKYGRIILPDKAQGQGPMYFCKLERLS, from the coding sequence ATGAGCAGGCAAAGAAAGCAAACAGATGCAGAAGAACGCTTCAATGATTTCTACAGGCAACAATACCCAGACAGATGGGACTCTTTGAAAACTGCCATGCTTGAAGAGCATGCTCCTGTAGCTTTTCAAGAAGGACTGGAAACTCCCTATTACCTTGATTCTGCGTCCATACGATGTGCAAGGTTGCTTGGAACAGAAGCACAGGATTACGTACTGGATATGTGTGCGGCCCCAGGTGGAAAGACCTTGGTCATTGCCTCAACCTTGAAAGGAACAGGACGATTGGTATGCAATGACCGTAGCAGTACCAGAAGAGCCAGATTGCATAGGGTCATAGAAACACATCTGAAAGAAGTCTGGAGAACCAATATTACCATCCAAGCCCATGATGCTGCCCGGTGGGGACTGTATGAGCAGCAGATCTATGACAAGATTTTGCTGGATGCCCCGTGTTCCAGTGAACGCCACGTCCTCAAGGATGCCCATTATCTTGCACAATGGACACCAAATCGTCCAAAACGGCTTTCGGTCCAACAGTTTGCCATGCTGGCCGCTGCACTGGAAGCCGTAAAGATAGGCGGTACCATCCTCTATTCGACATGTGCAATCGCAAAAGAAGAAGATGAGGGTATCATCGAAAAACTTTTCAAAAAAAGGCCAGGACGTTTCAGACTGGTAGAAATTGATGAAGCAGGAAGCGAACCATGCAAATATGGCAGAATCATCCTTCCTGACAAAGCACAGGGGCAAGGCCCCATGTACTTCTGCAAGCTTGAAAGACTCAGCTGA
- a CDS encoding DUF362 domain-containing protein, translated as MTDVAIVPCDSYEADKLKKAIELVIEKSDFPIVKGKKVLLKPNILSDSTPDRAITTNPAILRAMIELLIDKGAEKIVAGDSPSIQKKNSKPTACGLYQVCEEKGIEWIDFTQFPVKKKLPYVHHSIPMAAILDEVDVVIDLPKFKTHELMLMTGAVKNLFGTVPSLYKSAQHVHHPTRGSFAKMLCGIFSQAHVDYALMDGIIGMEGAGPANGKPRQIGLLLGGKDCVAIDVAASTIMGYDPLSIPTNAFALKNGLTGLRNLEDIHYPLLHPSDIMIKDFLRCGGKSLDSSDREENLRRQPPRFIADKCIRCGRCIEICPAKALELKDGHVGLTAQKCIRCYCCHEVCPAGAIEIEE; from the coding sequence ATGACTGATGTTGCAATCGTGCCTTGTGACAGTTACGAAGCAGACAAATTGAAAAAAGCCATTGAACTGGTCATAGAAAAGTCAGATTTTCCAATCGTCAAGGGAAAAAAGGTCCTGCTCAAACCAAACATACTTTCGGATTCGACCCCTGACCGAGCTATTACGACAAATCCTGCAATCCTCAGGGCAATGATTGAACTGCTCATAGACAAAGGGGCTGAGAAAATCGTCGCAGGAGATTCTCCCTCGATTCAGAAGAAAAACTCAAAACCCACAGCATGCGGTTTGTATCAAGTATGCGAAGAAAAAGGCATCGAATGGATTGATTTTACTCAATTTCCGGTAAAGAAGAAGCTTCCATACGTACACCATTCCATTCCTATGGCAGCGATCCTTGATGAAGTGGATGTAGTCATTGACCTCCCGAAGTTCAAGACACATGAACTCATGCTGATGACGGGAGCAGTAAAGAATTTGTTCGGAACTGTTCCCAGTCTCTACAAAAGTGCCCAGCATGTCCATCACCCGACTAGAGGTTCCTTCGCAAAGATGCTCTGTGGCATCTTCAGCCAAGCACATGTGGACTATGCCCTGATGGACGGTATCATCGGCATGGAAGGTGCAGGCCCTGCAAACGGCAAACCAAGGCAAATCGGACTTCTTCTAGGAGGAAAAGACTGCGTGGCAATAGATGTTGCAGCATCAACCATCATGGGATATGATCCCCTTTCCATCCCTACAAATGCCTTTGCATTGAAAAACGGCCTTACGGGACTTCGTAACTTAGAGGATATCCACTATCCTCTCCTGCATCCATCTGACATCATGATCAAGGATTTTCTCCGCTGCGGAGGAAAAAGCCTTGACAGCAGTGACAGGGAAGAAAACCTGAGACGTCAACCTCCGAGATTTATCGCTGACAAATGCATACGATGCGGACGATGCATAGAAATCTGTCCTGCAAAAGCCTTGGAATTGAAGGACGGGCATGTTGGACTGACAGCACAAAAATGCATCCGATGCTATTGTTGCCACGAAGTCTGCCCGGCCGGAGCAATTGAAATAGAGGAATAA
- a CDS encoding YgeY family selenium metabolism-linked hydrolase codes for MTTLCDEDQQKLHSLCQSLVQIPSVTGTETKITHFLKQAMEQAGYDDVWIDEVGNVIGKINANQAGAASVLFDGHVDTVAVPKENGWTTDPFGGTIKDGKIWGRGISDMKGAVAAMVLAVAKVKQLGLPHGDLYVSGTIFEEIAEGYTLSFILQKLHPDYVVIGESTGLRLNIGQRGRAEIVMETQGKPAHSANPSIGINAVLLMLRLVAQVNQLPVPTHPLLGKGELVLTDIISSPYPGASVVPAACRVTYDRRLLPGETKESVLAPIQLLIEKLEKEDPKFKATARIEGFTDKTYTGFEVNPIRFAPAWVVNKDSTLVKKALEALATALGKEPELHSYSFCTNGSSSCGILKIPTIGFGPSEEYLAHTDDEHVELSSIDGAYLGYLQLATGLR; via the coding sequence ATGACAACATTATGTGATGAAGACCAGCAGAAGCTGCACAGTCTCTGCCAATCACTTGTACAGATTCCCAGTGTTACCGGAACGGAAACAAAAATTACCCATTTTTTGAAACAGGCCATGGAACAGGCCGGCTATGATGATGTCTGGATTGATGAAGTCGGCAATGTCATCGGCAAAATCAATGCCAACCAAGCAGGAGCAGCCAGCGTACTCTTTGACGGACATGTCGATACCGTAGCAGTTCCAAAGGAGAACGGCTGGACAACAGATCCCTTCGGGGGTACCATCAAGGACGGAAAGATCTGGGGCCGTGGCATCAGCGACATGAAAGGAGCCGTCGCAGCAATGGTCCTTGCTGTTGCAAAGGTGAAGCAACTGGGATTGCCCCATGGCGACCTGTATGTCAGCGGTACGATCTTTGAGGAAATAGCCGAAGGTTATACCCTCTCCTTCATCCTGCAGAAACTGCATCCTGACTACGTCGTCATCGGAGAATCAACAGGACTTCGGCTGAACATCGGACAGAGAGGCCGTGCAGAAATAGTCATGGAAACGCAAGGTAAGCCTGCCCACTCGGCAAATCCTTCTATCGGCATCAATGCCGTGCTTCTTATGCTCAGGTTGGTTGCACAAGTCAATCAACTGCCGGTCCCAACCCATCCCCTGCTAGGAAAAGGTGAATTGGTCTTGACGGATATCATCTCATCCCCTTATCCGGGAGCTTCAGTCGTTCCTGCAGCCTGCAGGGTAACCTACGACAGGAGATTGCTTCCTGGAGAAACAAAGGAAAGTGTACTGGCACCTATACAGTTACTTATTGAAAAACTTGAAAAAGAAGATCCGAAATTCAAGGCAACTGCAAGGATTGAAGGATTTACTGACAAAACCTATACAGGATTCGAAGTAAACCCAATCCGTTTTGCGCCTGCATGGGTAGTAAACAAGGACAGTACTCTGGTCAAAAAAGCTCTAGAAGCACTTGCCACAGCCCTTGGAAAAGAACCGGAGCTACATAGCTATTCATTCTGTACGAACGGCTCATCCTCATGCGGTATACTGAAAATACCGACCATCGGTTTTGGTCCAAGTGAGGAATATCTGGCACATACGGATGATGAACACGTAGAGCTTTCCAGCATTGACGGTGCCTACCTGGGGTACCTGCAACTTGCAACAGGCCTGCGATAG